A single region of the Legionella oakridgensis ATCC 33761 = DSM 21215 genome encodes:
- a CDS encoding 16S rRNA (uracil(1498)-N(3))-methyltransferase: MRKTRIYQAGHYSPGQILELAPGASQHVGTVLRMHPGEKLILFSGNNCEYSATISAIHKKKVTVIIDAVEEINRESPRLIHLAQAVSKGERMELVIQKAVELGVTSITPLFTERSIVRLDADRLAKKHAQWQAIAIAACEQSGRNIIPSIGQACFLNDYLQQSQATLKLVLYPHANITWRDYTFAGDIALLIGPEGGLTKEEIFKAQTMQFKPLSLGPRILRTETAAITALSVLQAVSGDL; the protein is encoded by the coding sequence TTGAGAAAGACACGCATTTACCAAGCGGGCCATTATAGCCCCGGCCAAATTCTTGAACTCGCGCCAGGAGCAAGCCAGCACGTCGGAACTGTATTGCGCATGCACCCTGGAGAAAAACTTATTCTTTTTTCAGGTAATAATTGCGAATATTCGGCAACTATTTCTGCGATTCATAAAAAAAAAGTCACTGTTATCATTGATGCAGTCGAGGAAATCAATCGAGAATCTCCACGTCTTATACATCTTGCACAAGCCGTCTCCAAAGGCGAACGCATGGAATTAGTAATTCAGAAAGCAGTAGAACTTGGCGTCACCAGCATCACCCCATTATTCACAGAACGCTCCATAGTCCGCTTGGATGCCGACCGCTTGGCAAAAAAGCATGCACAGTGGCAAGCTATCGCTATTGCTGCTTGCGAACAATCTGGAAGAAATATAATCCCATCTATTGGGCAGGCCTGTTTCCTTAATGATTATCTTCAGCAAAGCCAGGCAACATTAAAACTGGTCTTGTATCCTCATGCCAACATCACCTGGAGAGATTATACGTTTGCAGGCGATATTGCGTTGCTGATCGGCCCAGAAGGCGGTCTAACCAAGGAAGAAATTTTTAAAGCCCAAACCATGCAATTCAAACCATTGAGCTTAGGTCCAAGAATTTTACGTACCGAAACAGCAGCAATTACCGCACTTAGCGTGTTGCAAGCTGTAAGCGGTGATCTATAA
- the trxA gene encoding thioredoxin TrxA, whose amino-acid sequence MSEHIKTITDDSFEQDVLNAGKPVLVDFWAEWCGPCRALTPILEEVAANNSDKITFAKINIDENPQAPSKYGVMSIPTLILFKNGQVEAVKMGLLSKSQLSAFVDSNV is encoded by the coding sequence ATGAGCGAACATATTAAAACAATAACCGATGACAGCTTTGAACAGGATGTTCTAAATGCAGGCAAGCCTGTGCTTGTTGATTTTTGGGCCGAATGGTGTGGGCCTTGCCGTGCACTCACCCCTATTTTGGAAGAAGTAGCTGCTAACAACAGCGACAAAATCACGTTTGCCAAAATTAATATTGATGAAAACCCACAAGCTCCTTCCAAGTATGGGGTAATGAGCATTCCTACACTCATTTTGTTTAAAAATGGGCAAGTTGAAGCCGTTAAAATGGGATTACTTTCCAAATCACAATTGAGTGCGTTTGTAGACAGTAATGTCTAG
- the rho gene encoding transcription termination factor Rho → MNFSELKQLPIADLVNIAQEMGVENTSRMRKQDIIFAILKAHALKGEDIHGDGVVEVLADGFGFLRSSDGSYLAGPDDIYVSPSQIRRFGLRTGDTVSGKIRPPKDNERYFALLKVDQINYETPDSAKRKILFENLTPLFASERLVMEQGNGSTEDLTARVVDLCAPFGRGQRGLIVSPPKAGKTLMLQNIAHSIEKNYPDCYLIVLLIDERPEEVTEMQRSVKGEVVASTFDEPANRHVQVAEMVIEKAKRLVEHKRDVVILLDSITRLARAYNTVVPSSGKVLTGGVDANALQRPKRLYGAARNIEEGGSLTIIATALVDTGSKMDEVIYEEFKGTGNMEIHLSRNIAERRVFPAININRSGTRREDLLLTPEELHRTWILRKILQSMDECDAIEFLLERMKNHKTNAEFFEAMKRQE, encoded by the coding sequence ATGAATTTTAGTGAACTTAAGCAGTTACCTATCGCTGATCTCGTCAATATCGCCCAAGAAATGGGAGTTGAAAACACCTCTCGCATGCGTAAGCAAGACATTATTTTCGCCATCCTCAAAGCCCACGCGCTAAAAGGGGAAGATATTCATGGTGATGGCGTTGTTGAAGTACTGGCTGACGGTTTTGGGTTCTTGCGTTCTTCAGATGGTTCTTATCTGGCTGGACCAGATGATATTTACGTTTCTCCAAGCCAAATTCGACGATTTGGTTTACGCACTGGAGATACCGTCTCTGGGAAAATTCGTCCACCTAAAGATAATGAACGTTACTTTGCATTATTGAAGGTCGATCAAATTAATTACGAAACCCCAGATAGCGCCAAACGTAAAATTTTATTTGAGAACCTGACCCCTTTATTTGCTTCCGAACGGTTAGTCATGGAGCAGGGCAATGGCAGTACTGAAGATTTGACCGCTCGTGTTGTTGACTTATGTGCACCATTTGGCCGCGGCCAGCGTGGCTTGATTGTCTCGCCGCCTAAGGCTGGAAAAACATTGATGCTGCAAAATATTGCTCATTCAATTGAAAAAAACTACCCAGACTGTTATCTCATTGTTTTATTGATTGATGAACGTCCAGAAGAAGTGACTGAAATGCAGCGCTCTGTTAAGGGTGAAGTGGTTGCAAGTACATTTGATGAACCAGCCAATCGTCATGTGCAAGTAGCCGAGATGGTCATTGAAAAAGCCAAACGCCTGGTTGAGCATAAACGCGATGTCGTCATATTACTGGATTCCATTACTCGATTAGCACGAGCATACAATACAGTCGTTCCCTCCTCTGGCAAAGTATTGACTGGCGGTGTAGATGCCAATGCCCTGCAACGTCCCAAGCGTTTATATGGTGCGGCACGAAATATTGAAGAAGGCGGCAGCCTGACCATTATTGCTACTGCTTTGGTTGATACGGGCTCAAAAATGGATGAAGTTATTTATGAGGAATTCAAAGGCACCGGTAACATGGAGATCCATTTAAGTCGTAATATTGCTGAACGCCGTGTATTTCCTGCTATTAATATCAATCGCTCAGGCACCCGCCGGGAAGATTTGCTTCTCACACCGGAAGAATTGCATCGTACTTGGATATTACGCAAAATTCTGCAATCCATGGATGAATGCGACGCCATTGAGTTTTTACTTGAACGAATGAAAAATCATAAAACCAATGCGGAGTTTTTTGAGGCCATGAAGCGGCAGGAATAA
- the ubiD gene encoding 4-hydroxy-3-polyprenylbenzoate decarboxylase has protein sequence MKYGDLRDFLAQLEHRGLLQQIDYPVSPYLEMTAISDKVLRRGGPALLFTNPKDQKIPVLTNLFGTVERVALGMGEETIGALREIGRLLAALKEPEPPKGFKDAFSKLPLLKQAFNMAPKYVQKASCQTHVWEREDVDLTTLPIQTCWPGDAAPLITWGLVTTKGPKQSRENIGIYRQQVINKNQLIMRWLSHRGGALDYQDWQATYPGERFPIAVTLGADPATLLAAVTPVPDTLSEYAFAGLLRGQRTQLVRCIGHELHVPASAEIILEGYLEPGSEAPEGPFGDHTGYYNEIESFPIFTVERITHRDEPIYHSTYTGRPPDEPAILGLALNEVFIPLLQKQFPEIVDFYLPPEGCSYRLAIVTIKKQYPGHAKRIMMAVWSFLRQFMYTKFVIVCDDDIDARNWQDVVWAITTRMDPKRDTVMVDHTPIDYLDFASPISGLGSKMGMDATNKWTGETQREWGKTIVMDAEILKRVQEYWPKLGLGDE, from the coding sequence ATGAAATACGGAGATCTTCGCGACTTTCTCGCGCAATTGGAACACCGTGGATTGCTGCAGCAAATCGATTATCCAGTATCGCCTTATCTGGAAATGACTGCCATAAGCGATAAAGTGCTGCGCCGCGGTGGCCCCGCCTTGCTGTTTACAAACCCTAAAGATCAAAAAATCCCCGTACTCACCAATTTATTTGGAACCGTAGAACGTGTTGCCTTGGGAATGGGAGAAGAAACCATTGGTGCTTTGCGAGAAATTGGTCGATTGCTTGCCGCGCTAAAAGAACCGGAACCTCCGAAAGGATTTAAGGATGCATTTAGCAAATTGCCTTTGCTTAAACAAGCATTCAACATGGCGCCTAAATACGTTCAAAAAGCAAGTTGTCAGACGCATGTCTGGGAGAGGGAAGACGTTGACTTAACAACCCTGCCAATCCAAACATGCTGGCCAGGTGACGCGGCACCGCTTATCACTTGGGGGCTTGTCACCACCAAAGGCCCCAAGCAATCTCGTGAAAATATTGGTATCTACCGTCAACAAGTAATCAATAAAAACCAACTCATCATGCGTTGGCTCTCGCATCGCGGAGGAGCTTTGGATTATCAAGACTGGCAAGCAACCTACCCCGGCGAGCGCTTTCCAATTGCAGTAACCCTTGGAGCCGATCCAGCCACACTATTGGCCGCCGTTACTCCAGTTCCTGATACTTTATCAGAATACGCCTTTGCCGGATTATTGCGAGGCCAACGCACTCAGCTTGTCCGCTGCATTGGTCATGAGTTGCATGTACCAGCCAGTGCTGAAATCATTTTGGAAGGCTATCTTGAACCAGGTTCAGAAGCACCGGAAGGTCCTTTTGGGGATCATACTGGTTATTATAATGAAATAGAGTCCTTTCCTATCTTCACCGTTGAACGCATCACCCATCGGGATGAGCCTATTTATCACAGTACCTACACAGGCCGTCCACCCGATGAACCCGCTATCCTTGGGCTTGCTTTGAATGAAGTTTTTATTCCTTTATTGCAAAAGCAATTTCCTGAAATTGTTGATTTCTATCTTCCTCCAGAAGGTTGTTCTTATCGTCTGGCCATCGTCACTATTAAAAAACAATACCCAGGACATGCTAAACGCATTATGATGGCAGTATGGTCTTTTTTAAGACAATTTATGTATACTAAATTTGTTATTGTCTGCGACGACGATATTGATGCCCGCAATTGGCAAGACGTCGTTTGGGCAATCACCACACGCATGGATCCTAAACGAGATACCGTCATGGTTGATCATACCCCAATCGACTACTTGGACTTTGCGTCGCCAATCAGTGGATTAGGTTCCAAGATGGGCATGGATGCGACCAACAAGTGGACTGGCGAAACTCAACGTGAATGGGGAAAAACCATTGTTATGGATGCTGAGATCCTGAAGCGTGTGCAAGAATATTGGCCGAAATTAGGGTTAGGGGATGAGTGA
- a CDS encoding NAD(P)H-flavin reductase, with amino-acid sequence MSDKLIHARVERISPLTNSILQLILAPDHYIDYQAGQYLQIIMEKEVFSYSIANAPLGSHKYELHIRHSHENPYNQALLADIRKRGEVTIRVPLGECHINRLYPEKPILFIAGGTGFAPIKAMIEHLLATDTTRFFELYWGARSQSDLYMDEKVNHWQAHVSHFQYFSLLSAPKKESLASLILKRHTQDLNDWQIVISGPFDMVYNTRDLLVAEGALPENLFSDAFSFETKNG; translated from the coding sequence ATGAGTGATAAATTAATCCATGCACGGGTGGAGCGCATCTCCCCACTGACAAACAGCATTTTGCAACTTATTCTTGCTCCCGATCATTATATCGATTATCAAGCTGGCCAATATCTGCAAATAATTATGGAGAAAGAAGTATTCAGTTATTCAATAGCAAATGCCCCTTTGGGTTCACACAAATATGAATTGCATATTCGCCACAGTCATGAAAACCCCTATAATCAAGCGTTGTTGGCAGATATTAGAAAACGTGGAGAAGTAACCATTCGGGTACCTCTAGGTGAATGCCATATAAACCGCCTTTACCCTGAAAAGCCTATTTTATTTATTGCTGGCGGCACAGGATTTGCGCCAATTAAAGCCATGATAGAACATTTATTGGCCACAGATACAACACGTTTTTTTGAATTATATTGGGGTGCGCGCTCCCAAAGTGATTTATACATGGATGAAAAGGTAAATCATTGGCAAGCACACGTAAGTCATTTCCAGTATTTTTCTCTTTTGTCAGCGCCAAAAAAGGAATCTCTTGCCTCTCTGATTCTTAAACGCCATACACAAGATTTAAATGATTGGCAAATTGTAATCAGCGGTCCTTTTGATATGGTATACAATACTCGAGATTTACTGGTTGCCGAAGGCGCTTTGCCCGAAAATTTATTTTCAGACGCATTCAGCTTTGAAACAAAAAATGGCTAA
- the hspQ gene encoding heat shock protein HspQ, producing the protein MNKMAKFNIGDLVIHKRQGYRAVVVDIDPLFQASGRYNPQACKRDFACKNPWYRLLVDESSQITYVEECLLLPDNSEEEINNPNIEDYLVVRHGHYHSNSRSH; encoded by the coding sequence ATGAATAAGATGGCAAAATTTAATATTGGTGATCTGGTTATTCATAAACGTCAGGGTTATCGTGCTGTTGTTGTTGACATCGATCCATTATTTCAGGCGTCAGGTCGTTATAATCCTCAGGCATGCAAGCGCGATTTTGCCTGTAAAAATCCATGGTATCGATTATTGGTGGATGAAAGTAGTCAAATAACTTACGTAGAAGAATGCCTTTTATTACCTGACAACAGCGAAGAAGAGATAAATAATCCCAATATTGAGGATTATTTGGTGGTACGCCATGGTCATTATCATAGTAATTCTAGGAGCCATTAG
- a CDS encoding bifunctional methionine sulfoxide reductase B/A protein: protein MAFSARYLDKTGSLIPAARRIICDKATECPHTGAYNTVRSSGSYLCRRCGLALFRADSQFSSGCGWPSFDAEISQAVKEIPDSDGKRIEILCNRCHGHLGHVFTGEYLTAKNRRYCVNSASIDFVTDATVLDSEEAILAGGCFWGVDFFLRQTPGVLKVEVGYSGGMVPEPTYDQVCQGNTGHYEVVRVLFDSSMTNYSKILRRFFEIHDPTQRTGQGPDLGQQYQSAIFYYNQKQREQAEDLILQLRRKGYDVATRLLAVQPFWPAEEYHQDYYGKHGKVPYCHRPVSRFD from the coding sequence ATGGCTTTTAGCGCGAGATATCTTGATAAAACGGGCAGCCTGATACCGGCTGCCCGTCGTATCATTTGTGATAAAGCAACTGAGTGCCCTCATACGGGGGCTTACAATACGGTACGTTCGTCTGGTAGCTATTTATGTCGCCGATGTGGGTTAGCATTGTTTCGTGCTGACAGTCAGTTTAGCAGCGGCTGTGGCTGGCCAAGTTTTGATGCTGAAATTTCGCAGGCGGTTAAAGAAATTCCAGACAGCGATGGAAAACGCATTGAAATCCTTTGTAATCGTTGTCACGGGCATTTGGGTCATGTATTTACTGGTGAATATTTAACTGCAAAAAATCGTCGTTATTGTGTGAATTCTGCTTCTATTGATTTTGTGACTGACGCAACAGTATTAGACAGTGAAGAAGCTATTTTAGCCGGTGGCTGTTTTTGGGGCGTTGATTTTTTTCTACGCCAAACACCGGGTGTTCTTAAAGTCGAAGTCGGTTATTCCGGGGGAATGGTGCCTGAGCCGACTTATGATCAAGTTTGTCAGGGAAACACAGGGCATTACGAAGTCGTACGTGTGCTTTTTGATTCCTCAATGACCAACTACAGCAAGATACTTCGACGCTTTTTTGAAATTCATGACCCAACCCAACGTACAGGACAAGGTCCTGATCTTGGGCAGCAATATCAGAGTGCAATATTTTATTATAATCAGAAGCAACGTGAGCAAGCTGAAGATTTAATCCTGCAGTTAAGAAGAAAAGGTTACGATGTTGCTACCCGGTTGCTTGCAGTTCAGCCATTTTGGCCGGCAGAAGAATACCACCAAGATTATTATGGCAAACATGGCAAAGTGCCATACTGCCATCGTCCCGTTTCCCGCTTTGACTAA
- a CDS encoding lytic murein transglycosylase has translation MRKWGRILSIWTGALLAPLVFANQQSWNLWVAEVRQEALNQGISPALFDEAFADIHEPSRQVKSLARSQPEHRLTYLKYRNSRVDNYRIVIGRKEYKKHKALVDEIARQYGVDPCFIMSFWGMETSYGNYMGNFPVIKSLATLAYDSNRRDFFRQQLFYALHIVNDGHVPLNRFKGEWAGASGQPQFLPSSWVKYAVDYDGDGRKDIWDSKPDVFASIANYMKQNGWQSGEPWAIYVKLPANFDEKLEGKSIVKPVSEWNAMGIRTEDGKPLPYQNLEASIVQPYGGPVFLAYPNYKMILRYNNSIYYAGAIGYLADSICQRAN, from the coding sequence ATGAGAAAATGGGGGCGTATTTTATCGATTTGGACCGGAGCATTGCTTGCTCCATTGGTGTTTGCGAATCAGCAAAGTTGGAATCTTTGGGTAGCCGAGGTGCGTCAGGAAGCCTTGAATCAAGGTATTTCCCCTGCTTTATTTGATGAAGCATTCGCAGATATCCATGAACCTAGTCGACAGGTAAAAAGCTTGGCACGTTCGCAGCCAGAGCATCGCTTAACCTATCTTAAATACCGCAATTCGCGCGTTGATAACTACCGTATTGTTATTGGACGTAAAGAATATAAAAAACATAAGGCACTGGTTGACGAGATAGCTCGTCAATATGGCGTTGATCCTTGTTTTATCATGTCTTTCTGGGGTATGGAAACGAGTTATGGTAATTACATGGGAAATTTTCCAGTTATTAAATCTCTGGCCACGCTTGCCTATGATTCAAACCGCCGAGATTTTTTCCGGCAGCAATTGTTTTATGCGTTACATATCGTTAATGATGGCCATGTGCCTCTTAACCGGTTTAAAGGCGAATGGGCTGGGGCATCAGGTCAACCTCAATTTTTGCCTTCTAGTTGGGTAAAATACGCGGTTGATTATGATGGTGATGGCCGTAAAGATATATGGGATTCAAAACCTGATGTGTTTGCCTCCATTGCCAATTATATGAAACAGAATGGCTGGCAAAGCGGGGAGCCATGGGCAATTTATGTGAAATTACCGGCAAATTTTGATGAAAAACTGGAAGGCAAATCCATCGTCAAACCGGTCAGTGAATGGAATGCTATGGGAATACGTACCGAAGATGGAAAACCGTTACCGTATCAGAATTTGGAAGCCAGTATCGTTCAACCTTATGGTGGTCCTGTATTTCTTGCTTACCCAAATTATAAAATGATCCTGCGTTATAATAATTCCATTTATTATGCCGGAGCAATTGGCTATTTAGCCGATAGTATTTGTCAGCGAGCAAATTAA
- a CDS encoding diguanylate cyclase, with product MKLFKTPSINAFYRTAIATVSIFFLILYILVLYATYNQRLIIQSERHRYESLLTVFSLIQNADELTKMARLYAVTGNSKYKKYFYDILAIQDGRLAQPKNYSFFYWDYVLSGMQFYHPSGELISVSSRIKQLNFSQYEIYLLQQAEKRINELIQLAEKAFNFMVNTHRKPWEPIKSQEERNLEMARNLLYGDDFLKTKASILQPLESFQTAVDIRTAHDFATLHARQQNILYIFQIIILFALLLCVLAYRYTSRRIVHPIRELHMQAEKVADGDYSVRNNIHAQNELETLGYTLNKMCGFIEKDISEQKNLAELLQQSEERFRNAIEYAPIGMAIKTLNGVLLQGNRALCEALGYDQNTINKLTNKDIIHPEDLAKEEALEQQLIHGEIKMYQHESRYIHKDGHVVWVLLSASLIRDGQGNPLNIVSQIHDITPRKRDEKTMAALNERMSATLVELRQREHENMLLNKMNELLLTCQDAEEAYSIIYLTAKELFPSLNGGLSIYNKAQDRLETVRQWGDHRILQSEFLPKDCWALRNGNIYFVDNMENSIICQHYISTPTGGYIDLPLLVRGETIGLLGLHYSQDKKSISPKQQQLAITFSENIKLALANIYLREALRFQAIRDVLTGLFNRRYLDETLPRELEQMKRHHSLLSIAMIDIDGFKKFNDEYGHEAGDEALKFVGNQLQQAIRAGDIACRLGGDEFIIILINARLNDAQQRIEQICEQVKNNHLHSQGHLLPQITLSAGIAEAPLHGDKTEDLMSAADEALYAAKKSGRDTVKIYQP from the coding sequence ATGAAGCTTTTTAAGACCCCCTCCATCAATGCTTTCTACCGGACAGCAATTGCTACTGTCAGTATATTTTTCCTCATCTTATATATTCTTGTTTTATATGCTACCTATAATCAAAGATTGATTATTCAAAGTGAGCGTCATCGCTATGAATCGCTACTCACCGTTTTTAGCTTGATACAAAATGCCGATGAATTAACAAAAATGGCCCGACTATATGCTGTGACAGGCAACAGTAAATACAAAAAATATTTTTATGATATCCTGGCCATCCAGGATGGCAGGCTGGCCCAACCTAAAAATTATTCCTTCTTTTATTGGGATTACGTATTAAGTGGAATGCAATTCTACCATCCCTCAGGAGAACTAATCAGCGTCTCTTCCCGTATTAAGCAATTGAATTTCAGCCAATATGAAATCTATCTTCTGCAACAAGCTGAAAAACGCATTAATGAATTAATTCAACTCGCCGAAAAAGCGTTTAATTTTATGGTGAATACGCATCGAAAACCCTGGGAACCCATAAAATCTCAAGAAGAAAGAAATCTGGAAATGGCACGCAATCTTTTATATGGTGACGACTTTCTAAAAACCAAAGCCAGCATTTTACAACCTCTAGAAAGCTTTCAAACTGCCGTAGATATTCGCACTGCTCACGATTTCGCAACCTTACATGCAAGGCAGCAGAATATTTTATATATTTTTCAAATCATCATTTTATTTGCTCTACTTCTTTGTGTGCTTGCCTATCGCTATACCAGCCGCCGTATTGTTCACCCCATTAGAGAATTACATATGCAAGCTGAAAAAGTTGCCGATGGCGATTACAGCGTTCGGAATAATATTCACGCTCAAAATGAATTAGAAACGCTGGGGTACACATTAAATAAAATGTGCGGATTTATTGAAAAAGACATCAGCGAACAAAAAAACCTGGCTGAATTACTGCAGCAAAGTGAAGAGCGATTTCGAAATGCCATTGAATATGCGCCTATAGGCATGGCGATTAAAACGCTAAATGGAGTTTTATTGCAAGGCAATCGAGCATTATGTGAAGCGCTTGGTTATGACCAAAACACAATCAACAAACTAACCAATAAAGACATCATTCATCCGGAAGATTTGGCCAAAGAGGAAGCCTTGGAGCAACAGCTTATCCATGGCGAAATCAAAATGTATCAACATGAAAGCCGTTATATTCATAAGGATGGACACGTCGTCTGGGTATTACTCAGTGCCTCGTTAATACGCGATGGTCAGGGTAATCCATTGAACATCGTTTCTCAAATTCACGACATCACCCCCCGCAAACGTGATGAAAAAACCATGGCGGCACTGAATGAACGCATGTCAGCAACACTCGTTGAGCTTCGACAACGCGAACATGAGAATATGTTGCTCAATAAAATGAATGAATTACTACTGACATGCCAAGATGCAGAAGAAGCCTATTCTATTATTTACCTTACAGCAAAAGAATTATTTCCCTCATTAAATGGCGGCTTATCCATCTATAATAAAGCACAAGACCGATTGGAAACGGTGCGGCAATGGGGAGATCATCGAATCTTACAGTCAGAATTCCTACCTAAAGATTGTTGGGCATTACGAAATGGAAATATATATTTTGTTGATAACATGGAAAACTCTATTATTTGCCAACATTATATCAGCACTCCAACTGGCGGCTATATTGATTTACCCCTTCTCGTACGCGGCGAAACCATTGGTCTTTTAGGTTTACATTATTCCCAGGACAAAAAAAGCATCAGTCCCAAACAACAACAGCTGGCAATCACTTTCAGTGAAAACATCAAACTGGCCTTGGCTAACATTTATTTGCGGGAAGCGTTGCGTTTTCAGGCCATACGTGACGTTTTAACCGGGTTATTCAACCGTCGCTATCTGGACGAGACTTTGCCGCGTGAACTGGAACAAATGAAACGTCATCATAGTCTGTTATCCATTGCGATGATAGATATTGATGGTTTCAAAAAATTCAATGATGAATATGGTCATGAAGCAGGCGACGAGGCACTGAAATTCGTAGGCAATCAACTGCAACAAGCCATCAGGGCAGGGGATATTGCATGCCGTTTAGGAGGGGATGAATTCATAATCATCCTCATTAATGCCCGTTTAAATGATGCCCAACAACGAATAGAACAAATATGTGAACAAGTTAAAAACAATCATTTACATTCCCAAGGCCATCTCTTGCCACAAATAACCTTATCGGCGGGTATTGCCGAAGCTCCCCTTCATGGAGATAAGACAGAAGACTTAATGAGTGCGGCGGATGAAGCCTTGTATGCCGCAAAAAAATCAGGCAGAGACACCGTTAAAATATATCAGCCGTAA
- a CDS encoding DMT family transporter translates to MIKKYLYLIITGLLFGSQFLITLQAMQGYTALDVALMRVLFGFIMVASLVPLFSSSEKSVKIKWYHYALIGFFEGTFPCVLVPWGQQQIDTGIAAVIISTMPIFAMIFGPFLIKEERFSLFNIISILIGFIGVYVLIHPGGNGAGFFSKIIPELAILTASASWALSLVLIKKLPEMSPFILTRNILLAATIEIGLIWILFGDPMNFEIKTIPLMYGILLGVLNSGIVYIFYVLLIRAAGVNFAAFSNYLVPVVGGILGIAFLHETYETYELIGFLIIMIGLLMNTVRDLYLYKNKG, encoded by the coding sequence ATGATTAAAAAATATCTCTATTTAATTATTACCGGTCTCTTATTTGGTTCTCAATTTCTTATCACGCTCCAAGCCATGCAAGGTTATACCGCATTAGATGTTGCCCTAATGCGAGTGTTATTTGGATTCATAATGGTAGCAAGTCTGGTTCCGTTATTTTCATCTTCTGAAAAGTCAGTCAAAATCAAATGGTATCATTATGCTCTTATTGGTTTTTTTGAAGGAACATTCCCCTGTGTTTTAGTTCCCTGGGGCCAACAGCAGATTGATACAGGAATAGCAGCGGTCATTATTAGCACGATGCCTATCTTCGCCATGATTTTTGGTCCTTTTCTGATTAAAGAAGAACGCTTTAGTTTATTTAATATAATAAGTATTCTTATCGGGTTCATTGGCGTTTATGTCTTAATACACCCAGGGGGGAATGGTGCTGGTTTTTTTTCCAAAATTATTCCGGAATTGGCAATCTTAACTGCAAGCGCAAGTTGGGCCTTAAGTTTGGTTTTAATCAAAAAATTGCCAGAAATGTCGCCTTTTATTTTAACCAGAAATATTTTGCTTGCTGCAACAATTGAAATCGGGCTCATTTGGATATTATTCGGTGATCCAATGAACTTTGAAATCAAAACAATTCCACTCATGTACGGCATTTTGTTAGGCGTGTTGAATTCAGGAATTGTTTATATTTTCTATGTCTTATTAATTCGAGCAGCTGGCGTAAATTTTGCAGCTTTCTCTAATTATCTAGTTCCTGTGGTCGGGGGAATATTAGGCATTGCTTTTTTACATGAAACTTATGAAACCTATGAACTTATCGGCTTTTTAATCATTATGATTGGCCTTTTGATGAACACCGTTCGTGACTTGTATTTGTACAAAAATAAAGGATAG
- a CDS encoding ABC transporter ATP-binding protein, with protein MSLISLTGIVKKYQIGHHESTVLKQVSLTVKQGDMLAVVGASGSGKSTLMNIIGLLDKADEGQYVLQGRNIAGLSQDELAVLRNQSIGFVFQQFNLLPRFNAMQNVGLPLTYRSVSSTDMKRIVKAALQRVGMESFAEHHPSQLSGGQQQRIAIARALVGEPQVILADEPTGALDSNTGKEIMKLFLALHGEGRTIILVTHDEQVAALCSRRITLADGQIVAETGG; from the coding sequence ATGTCACTTATCTCATTAACCGGCATTGTAAAAAAATATCAGATAGGTCATCACGAAAGCACGGTTTTAAAGCAGGTTTCATTGACAGTAAAACAAGGTGATATGCTGGCCGTCGTTGGTGCCTCTGGTTCAGGTAAATCGACTTTAATGAATATCATTGGTTTGTTGGATAAGGCGGACGAAGGGCAATATGTTTTGCAGGGCCGAAATATTGCAGGCTTAAGTCAGGATGAATTGGCTGTTTTACGTAATCAGAGCATTGGTTTTGTATTTCAGCAATTTAATTTGTTGCCACGTTTTAATGCTATGCAAAATGTCGGGTTGCCCTTGACGTATCGTTCAGTTTCATCGACCGACATGAAGCGGATAGTAAAGGCGGCTTTGCAGCGTGTTGGTATGGAGTCTTTTGCCGAACATCATCCATCGCAATTGTCTGGTGGTCAGCAGCAACGGATAGCAATTGCCCGTGCTTTGGTTGGCGAACCGCAAGTAATTCTGGCGGACGAGCCGACTGGTGCATTGGATTCCAACACCGGAAAAGAAATCATGAAATTATTTTTAGCTTTGCATGGTGAAGGACGTACTATTATTTTGGTGACTCATGACGAGCAGGTTGCAGCGCTTTGTTCGCGACGAATCACTTTGGCTGACGGCCAAATCGTTGCAGAAACGGGAGGCTAA